From Erigeron canadensis isolate Cc75 chromosome 8, C_canadensis_v1, whole genome shotgun sequence, one genomic window encodes:
- the LOC122609927 gene encoding uncharacterized protein LOC122609927, with protein MCRRFHFSRLCRLFHHSFRSFTDKSTLSISKAEEKSLLITLSQVFSQIKLWTSDFDSDSDNADHGEPLEDNSTCHLSPSECILDITNTSMFLLAVESRYVQHLVGNVVVSVSEFVVTSGRCWEEFLKSLCFYFEMVMCKVISSSLGTPVRAKCLDTESLDCKLDLRVLLDDAGWNFVGAIVLVLRTILKRLKTEEEEDDDDNDDADDDEIVEVYLKALGSCLQNIPWNLFDGIFIDDNEFSGYFVQLLCSMVSQSSVPETVAIHEIVNIFPKILTWCFVKQGESCSHTRISQYVRHKILVLMSRLSSLVDLDCIMVVSWLQLINNYFHDLLLESVAQLEADQNDCLKDSPFNGTSYRHLQRRAVFLYLKLTFSLIKSKERCKKQCACGDVNSCSKKGFTALYEWIQKQLPANIIVNFELYDGSCKSFTKSFLQLYMHEDDMLFEVLLLLTYIQQIGEDWTSQVVEKDIVFLLLDIFDTVHLFHLFLSELHYDHQVLLDYLISKYTGASCAEYILRCLRIICDQWRSFLEYPHLVEVGSHSSYKRRKVTNDSCIQQELSSVSVCDQFPISSKTNYNNEKTCKQPFHDARDCLLLLKKSIESLHQKDLFPYNPQVLLRRLRRFQELCST; from the exons ATGTGCCGgcggtttcatttctcacgccTCTGTCGTCTATTCCACCATTCTTTCCGTTCCTTCACT GATAAATCAACATTATCCATATCCAAAGCAGAAGAAAAATCACTATTAATTACACTCTCTCAG gttTTTAGTCAAATAAAGCTTTGGACTAGCGACTTCGATTCCGATTCGGATAATGCTGATCAT GGCGAGCCGTTGGAGGATAATTCGACGTGTCATTTGTCACCTTCCGAATGTATACTCGATATTACAAATACTTCG ATGTTTTTGCTAGCAGTCGAGAGTCGATATGTACAACATTTAGTAGGAAATGTGGTCGTGTCGGTATCTGAGTTTGTAGTCACGTCGGGGAGATGTTGGGAAGAGTTTTTGAAGTCGCTTTGTTTTTACTTTGAGATGGTAATGTGTAAAGTGATTTCGTCTTCTTTGGGTACGCCAGTTAGAGCTAAATGTTTGGATACTGAATCTTTGGATTGCAAGTTGGATTTACGGGTACTGTTGGATGATGCTGGATGGAACTTTGTAGGTGCTATCGTTTTGGTATTACGTACTATTTTGAAACGTTTGAAAactgaggaagaagaagatgatgatgataatgatgatgctgatgatgatgaaattgtgGAAGTTTACTTGAAAGCTCTTGGTTCTTGTCTGCAAAATATACCGTGGAATTTGTTTGATGGGATTTTTATTGATGATAATGAGTTTTCTGGATATTTTGTTCAGTTGTTATGTTCTATGGTTTCACAAAGCAGCGTTCCGGAAACAGTGGCTATACATGAAATTGTCAACATCTTTCCAAAGATTTTAACTTGGTGTTTTGTTAAGCAAGGGGAAAGTTGTAGTCATACTCGTATTTCTCAATACGTCCGGCACAAGATTTTG GTACTGATGAGCAGACTTAGTTCTCTTGTCGATCTGGATTGTATAATGGTTGTTTCGTGGTTGCAGCTTATCAATAACTACTTCCATGATCTATTATTGGAATCGGTAGCTCAACTTGAGGCTGATCAAAACGATTGCCTTAAAGATTCTCCATTTAATGGAACTTCTTATCGACATTTACAAAGACGGGCTGTTTTCCTTTATTTGAAGTTGACTTTTAGTTTGATtaaatcaaaagaaagatgTAAGAAGCAATGTGCATGTGGGGATGTGAATTCTTGTTCAAAGAAAGGATTTACAGCATTATACGAGTGGATTCAAAAGCAGCTTCCGGCAAATATTATTGTGAACTTTGAGTTATATGATGGTAGCTGCAAGAGCTTCACAAAGTCTTTTCTGCAGCTTTATATGCACGAG GATGATATGTTGTTTGAAGTTCTCTTACTGCTGACATACATACAACA GATTGGTGAAGATTGGACCTCTCAGGTGGTAGAGAAGGATATAGTTTTCCTATTGTTGGACATCTTTGATACTGTACACCTATTCCATCTATTTCTGTCAGAG CTGCACTATGATCATCAAGTGCTTCTTGATTACCTTATCTCAAAATACACTGGAGCCAGCTGTGCCGAGTATATTTTAAG GTGCTTGCGTATTATATGTGATCAATGGAGATCCTTCCTGGAATATCCACATCTTGTGGAAGTTGGAAGTCATTCATCTTACAAACGAAGAAAAGTTACGAATGATTCATGCATACAACAAGAGTTATCTTCGGTATCTGTGTGCGACCAGTTTCCAATATCATCcaaaacaaattataataatGAGAAAACTTGTAAACAACCATTTCACGATGCACGAGACTGTTTGCTTCTGCTAAAGAAATCCATTGAGAGTTTACACCAGAAAGATTTGTTTCCGTATAATCCACAAGTGCTTTTGCGACG TTTAAGAAGATTTCAGGAACTTTGCTCAACATGA
- the LOC122579103 gene encoding salicylic acid-binding protein 2-like, with protein MGDTSDEQKHFVLVHGACHGAWSWFKLKPLLEAAGHRVSALDLSASGTDTKIIQQVTSISNYSMPLLELMATIPPEEKVVLVGHSLGGISLALAMEKFPEKVSVAVFLSAFMPDYIHRPSYVLDQYNERTPAEAWLDTEFLPYDTQKESENSMFFGPKFMSLKLYSLCSNEDRELGNILKRPSSLFLKDLTTSKPFTKEGYGSVKRVFVICDEDKGIPKGIQQWMIDNSPVDEVKELNGVDHMPMLCDPKQLCVCLVDIALRYG; from the exons ATGGGAGACACAAGTGATGAACAAAAGCATTTTGTGCTAGTACATGGTGCATGCCATGGAGCCTGGTCATGGTTCAAGCTTAAACCCCTTCTCGAGGCCGCTGGCCACCGCGTATCAGCCCTTGATCTCTCCGCTTCTGGCACCGATACAAAAATAATTCAGCAAGTCACCTCAATTTCTAACTATAGTATGCCATTGTTGGAACTCATGGCCACCATTCCTCCAGAAGAAAAAGTAGTGCTTGTTGGCCATAGCCTCGGCGGTATCAGCTTAGCTCTAGCCATGGAAAAGTTCCCCGAAAAGGTATCTGTCGCGGTTTTCCTCTCTGCCTTCATGCCTGATTACATACATAGGCCTTCTTATGTTCTAGACCAG TATAATGAAAGGACCCCGGCAGAAGCTTGGCTGGACACAGAGTTCTTGCCTTATGACACCCAAAAGGAGTCCGAAAACTCAATGTTTTTCGGCCCCAAATTTATGTCGTTGAAGCTCTATAGCCTTTGCTCAAATGAG GATCGTGAATTAGGAAACATATTGAAGAGGCCGAGTTCGTTATTTCTAAAAGATCTAACGACGTCAAAACCATTTACGAAAGAAGGATATGGTTCCGTGAAACGAGTATTTGTCATTTGCGACGAAGACAAAGGCATTCCAAAAGGAATTCAACAATGGATGATTGATAACAGTCCTGTTGATGAAGTCAAAGAATTGAATGGTGTAGACCATATGCCAATGTTATGTGATCCAAAGCAACTTTGTGTTTGCCTCGTTGACATAGCACTTCGATATGGTTAA